A single window of Salvia splendens isolate huo1 chromosome 6, SspV2, whole genome shotgun sequence DNA harbors:
- the LOC121809723 gene encoding rop guanine nucleotide exchange factor 1-like: MADTDNVVSQSDEEFEDLQSRRFDDADVSESESSTSSAATFSSDRRRDLASECLTPPPIMLPVVGGRHVVYAAEKRDTDKPEPPELSEVEFMKERFAKLLLGEDMSGGGKGVSSALAISNAITNLAASVFGELWKLEPLAPQRRSMWQREMEWLLCVSDSIVELVPSVQEFPGSGSFEIMVTQQRSDLYLNLPALKKLDGMLISILDRFHDTEFRYVDRGIIVGDAEHIKPYQSSPPSSRPSTTLEEKWWLPFPKVPANGLSDESRMVLQQCKECTQQIFKAALAINGSVLSDMEVPQVYLNSLPKSEKVCLGDVLYRYITADQFSPDRLLDHFDLSSEYTTLEVANRLEAAIHFWRLRYQKKKKLNHSKTSLFWGSTVKGPTGDAEKSKLFAHRAETLLKNLKLHFPGLPQTSLDTNKIQYNMDVGQSILESYSRVLESIAFNLLARIDDLLYVDDATRQRAMAESHAMLSRRGSVGAHHDLYSQKFFSNQSSFSSSSSLVGSPFRYSVPVTQRPSRLRRSQSQQIRHSDGYSL; this comes from the exons ATGGCTGATACTGATAACGTCGTTTCTCAGTCGGATGAAGAGTTCGAGGACCTGCAATCTCGCCGTTTCGACGACGCCGACGTCAGTGAGTCGGAGAGCTCCACTTCCAGCGCAGCCACGTTTTCTTCCGATCGCCGCCGCGATTTGGCTTCCGAGTGTTTGACGCCACCGCCGATCATGCTGCCGGTTGTCGGGGGTAGACACGTCGTCTATGCGGCGGAGAAGCGGGATACGGATAAGCCTGAGCCGCCTGAGCTTTCCG AGGTTGAATTCATGAAGGAACGGTTTGCGAAGTTGTTGCTTGGTGAGGACATGTCTGGTGGAGGGAAGGGAGTAAGCAGTGCTCTAGCAATCTCCAATGCAATAACTAATCTTGCTG CTAGTGTATTTGGAGAGCTCTGGAAGTTGGAGCCCCTGGCTCCACAGAGGAGATCAATGTGGCAGCGAGAGATGGAGTGGCTTTTGTGCGTTAGCGACTCCATTGTTGAGCTTGTTCCGTCTGTTCAAGAATTCCCTGGTAGTGGGAGCTTCGAGATCATGGTGACTCAGCAGAGATCCGACCTGTACCTGAATCTTCCAGCGCTCAAGAAGCTAGACGGGATGTTGATCAGTATTTTAGACAGGTTTCACGACACTGAGTTTCGTTATGTTGATCGAGGTATCATCGTTGGTGATGCTGAACACATCAAACCATATCAAAGTTCACCACCTTCAAGTAGGCCTTCCACAACACTCGAGGAAAAATGGTGGCTGCCTTTCCCAAAGGTTCCGGCAAATGGTCTTTCGGACGAGTCAAGAATGGTTTTGCAGCAGTGCAAGGAATGCACGCAGCAGATATTCAAAGCTGCTCTCGCGATCAATGGCAGTGTTCTTTCAGATATGGAAGTGCCACAAGTCTACCTCAACAGCTTGCCTAAG AGTGAGAAGGTGTGTTTAGGCGATGTCCTATACCGTTACATAACTGCAGATCAGTTCTCCCCGGATCGTCTTCTTGACCACTTCGATCTTTCATCAGAATATACTACTTTGGAAGTAGCAAATAGGCTTGAGGCCGCCATTCACTTCTGGAGGCTGAGAtatcagaagaagaagaagctaaACCACTCGAAAACGAGCTTATTCTGGGGAAGCACGGTGAAGGGCCCCACAGGTGATGCTGAAAAGAGCAAACTCTTCGCTCATCGAGCTGAAACGCTCCTCAAGAACTTAAAGCTCCACTTCCCCGGCCTTCCTCAGACATCTCTCGACACGAACAAGATTCAATATAACATG GATGTTGGGCAGTCAATTCTTGAAAGCTACTCGAGGGTGCTGGAGAGCATAGCCTTCAATTTGTTGGCAAGGATTGATGATCTTCTGTACGTAGACGATGCCACCAGACAACGCGCCATGGCAGAGTCACACGCCATGCTCAGCCGCAGAGGATCAGTGGGTGCTCATCATGATCTGTATAGCCAGAAATTCTTCTCGAATCAAAGCTCgttctcatcatcatcatcgctCGTAGGGTCTCCGTTCCGTTACTCAGTCCCTGTAACGCAGCGGCCCAGTAGATTACGCCGTTCACAAAGCCAACAGATTAGACACAGTGATGGCTATAGTTTGTAA